The Candidatus Tanganyikabacteria bacterium genomic sequence ATGAGCTCGCGGGGCCGCTTTCGGCCGAACAGCGTGCTTGCGTCACGAACATCATCGCCGGCAGCGAGGTGCTGCTCTCGCTGGTCAACGACCTGCTGGACATGAGCCGCATCCAGTCGGGAACCTTCGCGCTCGATCTGGAGACGCTGCGCATGGAGCCGATCGTGGATCGCGTCCTCGAGATCCTGGCGCCGCTGGCCGACCTCAAGCGCCTGCAGCTCGCCTGGGAACCCGGCGGGGCCGTTCCGCAGGTGGTGGGCGATCATCAGCGGATCGCCCAGATCTTGATGAACCTGGTCAACAACGCCATCAAGTTCACGCCCGACGGCGGGACCATCCGGGTCGCGGCGCACACCGAACGCGAGACCCTCGTGTGCGAGGTCGTCGATTCGGGCGAGGGCATCCCGGCGCGAGATCTCGGGGAGTTGTTCAAGCCGTTCGGCCGCCTTCCCGGTGCGCGGCTCGAGCGGGTGCCGGGCACCGGTCTGGGCCTGTCGATCGTCAAGGAGCTGGTGGTGGCCCACGGCGGAACGGTAGGCGTGCGAAGCACCGTGGGGACCGGCAGCACGTTCTGGTTCACGCTTCCCCTGGCGCATTAAATCTTCGTCAAATGTAGCAAGGTCGCGAAAGCCGGGACGAGTGGCGGCGATAACGGGACAGGAACTGGTCGGTTTTTGGGGGAGATGTGAGATGGGAAGCACCGTCAGCGTGGCGGTGCAGGGTAGCGGCGCGCTGCGCCGCACGGGAACGGTCGATATCTCTGGGATTGCCCTGGTCGAGCCTCGAAAGATCGAGAAGATCGAGTTCGAGTCATACCTGGGGGTCGACGACGGCACCGAAGTGGCCAACGGCCGGCAGTTGCTCGAGGTCACGGCCGAGATCGCGCCCAGGATCGAGATTTGCGTCGACCGGGTCACCATGCGCCACATCCTGCTCGAGCAGGTGGATCGGGCCTACATGGCGGCCGAACGCGGCTGCGGCGACCAGCAGTACCTGGAGGCGGCCATCGCCGCCGCTGACTTCCTTCGCGCCGAGTTCCCCGACGATCCGCGAGTCAAGTCGCTGAGCCACTTGGTCGTGGACATCGCCGTCTGGATGGGCTGGGACGCCCGCGACGCGTCGCCGGCCGTTCGCCGTGGCGTGAAGGCTGCCGCGGAGTATACCGCGGCGCATCCCGAGCCCAACGTCTACCTGACCGTGGAGCAACCCCGCCAGGCCCTGGCCTGCGAAGGGGCACCGGTGCGCTTCACCTTCACCTGGCCGTGGTGGCTGCCCCGGTGGCTCCGGGACTTCGCGGCGCTCTGGCTCTGGGACGCGCTGATCGACACCGTGGTCGTCGGGCGGCGCCGCATCCACCCCTGCGACCACAAGGCGCGGGCGGAGGGCCTGCTCCTTCAACTCTCGAGCCAGTAGACCCGCACGAAGTCCTCGCCCGGGGTGAAGCGCAGCCGCAACTCCCCGTGGAAGCGCCTGGCAACCGCCTTGCCGATGGTCTCGGCGAGCCAGGCGCTCGTGGTCTCGAGCACGATGCGCTCGTCCAGGATCACGAAGCTCGCCAGGCGGTGCACCGGGTCGTTGCGCCGGGCTTCGGCCACCACATGGTCGATGAGGTTGCGCACTTCTTCCGCGCGTTTTCCCAGGCTGGCGCCGCGCAACTCGACGTAGCCATCCACGCGCTTGTCGGCGAGGCGCTTGCACCCCGGGCAAAGCGTCGACTCGATCTCGCCAAGCGTCGCGAAAACGTCCGGATCGTACCGCCAGCGCTTGCGCTGCGAGAATGCGTGGCACTCGGGGCACGCGCGCACGGCGCCGCGCTTACGCTTTCGGACTTCCTTGCGGCGATCGGCGTCCGACTTGTCGGTCGCTGCCTGCTGGTACTCCTCGATGGCGTCGCGACGCCGCGCGGGAACCTGGGGGCGCAAGTTGCTGCTCATGCGACCAGTCTGGGCCCCGGACGCACGGCGGCAAGG encodes the following:
- a CDS encoding PAS domain S-box protein, with product MVGDAARLEPWHLNLGLLFGKVRDAIVVANAETGRIVLWNPAAERLFGYTAEEAVGQPVEIIVPDRLRRAHEQAFERYRETARGLAVDAPAPREVPARGKSGEEFPVELTVSPIEGASVAGSYVLAIIRDSRGRQAQQQLQRETIERLERLDALKDRYISFLSHELRTPIQAIMGFGNIMEDELAGPLSAEQRACVTNIIAGSEVLLSLVNDLLDMSRIQSGTFALDLETLRMEPIVDRVLEILAPLADLKRLQLAWEPGGAVPQVVGDHQRIAQILMNLVNNAIKFTPDGGTIRVAAHTERETLVCEVVDSGEGIPARDLGELFKPFGRLPGARLERVPGTGLGLSIVKELVVAHGGTVGVRSTVGTGSTFWFTLPLAH